The following coding sequences lie in one Sorghum bicolor cultivar BTx623 chromosome 6, Sorghum_bicolor_NCBIv3, whole genome shotgun sequence genomic window:
- the LOC8070942 gene encoding uncharacterized protein LOC8070942 — protein sequence MSDIAKRDFEMLAVDGSNYLTWATDIEIRLDGMGLDHTIVQPEAGKDERTKQDKAKALHYLRHHLHPDLKCEYMTEKDPLVLWQSLKDRFSQQLTIVLPRAQQDWINLRFQDFKSVAAYNSALHRIVTKLRLCGQKITDADMIEKTLSTFHPGNIVLQQQYRNSRYTKYSELSEVLSVAEQQNEVLMNNHSARPTGSIAVPEAHANVAESSRNRKRGRGKGKWKGNKGAMFKVKGKGKPKGRFDPKKERGDHSGEEQGDCYRCGAKGHWSRNCRTPKHLVDLYQQSKNKNKGQHESHFLTEPEARPEKHDDGVVGASGDVRMDESEDNLLDDFDIFGDLQ from the coding sequence ATGTCGGACATCGCAAAGAGGGATTTCGAGATGCTCGCCGTGGATGGCAGCAACTACCTCACTTGGGCGACCGACATCGAGATCAGACTCGATGGCATGGGCCTCGATCATACCATTGTCCAGCCTGAAGCTGGCAAAGATGAACGCACAAAGCAGGACAAGGCGAAGGCGTTGCATTACCTGCGACACCACCTTCATCCTGActtgaagtgcgagtacatgacGGAGAAGGACCCGCTAGTCTTGTGGCAGTCCCTGAAGGACCGCTTCAGCCAACAGCTGACCATTGTGCTCCCTAGAGCACAACAAGACTGGATCAACCTACGCTTCCAAGATTTCAAGTCTGTGGCAGCGTACAACTCCGCATTGCACAGGATTGTGACCAAACTGCGTCTATGTGGCCAGAAGATCACTGACGCTGATATGATCGAGAAGACCTTGTCCACCTTCCACCCCGGCAACATTGTACTTCAACAGCAGTATAGAAACTCAAGGTACACCAAGTACTCTGAGTTGAGTGAAGTACTATCTGTTGCCGAGCAACAGAATGAAGTTCTCATGAACAATCATTCTGCCCGGCCTACTGGTTCCATAGCTGTGCCTGAAGCACATGCCAATGTTGCTGAGAGTTCTCGTAACCGCAAAAGGGGCCGTGGAAAGGGAAAATGGAAGGGGAACAAGGGTGCCATGTTCAAGGTCAAAGGAAAGGGAAAGCCCAAGGGTAGGTTCGACCCCAAGAAGGAAAGAGGTGACCACAGTGGGGAAGAGCAAGGCGATTGCTATAGATGTGGAGCAAAGGGGCATTGGTCCCGTAATTGCCGCACCCCCAAACACCTCGTTGACCTTTACCAGCAGAGCAAAAACAAGAATAAAGGTCAGCATGAGTCCCACTTCCTCACTGAGCCTGAAGCTCGGCCTGAGAAGCACGACGACGGGGTCGTCGGTGCAAGTGGAGACGTCCGAATGGACGAGAGTGAGGACAACCTTCTTGatgactttgatatatttggagACCTGCAGTAA